A genomic segment from Mucilaginibacter terrenus encodes:
- a CDS encoding FAD-dependent oxidoreductase: MIKKILPLLLFFISTYVHAETIKTDVLVLGGGASGVAAAIQSARSNVKTLLVEEGPWLGGSMTSGGMCILEANRNLPSGIYAEFRGRVNNFYKTRLGYDTTRNAVLAFEPSVGASILKKWTDTVKNLTVKLSTPFTTVKKDGTGWEVAITINGKTDIVKARALVDATELGDAAAKAGVLFNSGFDSRKDTGEQQAPDNATNQIQDISWIAILKDFGKAANKTIAKPEGYNPSLYTCLKKASIPKLLASGALINDKYMINWADCGNQYSVTSNDLLPEDRENTFKQARLRTLGLIYYLQTELGYKNFGLSDEFPTKDHLPLIPYIRENRRAMGLVRMVLDDIYTPYDRGSKLYRTSIGIGDAMPGQSYITPGAPKIKYPPFPGYTIPLGAVIAKDQENLFVTEKALSVTHLVNASTMYPSVQMTLGQGVGASAAWCAFFKKTTKEIDARKIQEEIMIYGGSIMPFADIPKTDSAYRDVQQIGATGMLQGILKITGNSAQVLFMPDTIVYTAEVKPFLNDAYTRSFLWFNRTSPGEKFTLGNLLSYISEMSLTDPQTLLRVMQANWKTKYKFSTTFDVSRPVTRREFAVLANRYLRPFARKVDLTGKLVN; encoded by the coding sequence ATGATCAAAAAAATCCTCCCCCTCCTACTGTTTTTCATCTCCACATACGTCCATGCCGAAACTATTAAAACCGATGTGCTGGTACTTGGCGGCGGAGCCAGCGGAGTTGCGGCGGCTATACAAAGCGCCCGAAGTAACGTAAAAACATTGCTCGTAGAAGAAGGACCATGGTTAGGCGGCAGCATGACTAGCGGCGGCATGTGCATACTGGAAGCCAACCGCAATTTACCATCCGGCATTTATGCTGAATTCAGGGGACGAGTGAATAACTTTTACAAAACAAGGCTGGGATATGACACTACCAGGAATGCCGTGCTTGCATTTGAACCTTCAGTAGGCGCTTCTATCCTGAAAAAATGGACGGATACAGTTAAAAACCTGACAGTTAAACTAAGTACCCCCTTTACCACAGTAAAAAAAGACGGTACAGGCTGGGAAGTTGCCATCACCATTAACGGCAAAACCGATATCGTAAAGGCCCGCGCACTAGTGGATGCAACCGAGCTTGGTGATGCAGCTGCAAAGGCGGGTGTACTATTTAATAGCGGGTTTGACAGCCGAAAAGATACCGGCGAACAGCAGGCACCAGACAATGCCACCAACCAGATACAAGATATTAGTTGGATAGCTATCCTCAAAGATTTTGGCAAGGCAGCTAACAAGACCATAGCAAAACCAGAAGGTTACAATCCATCGTTATATACTTGTTTAAAAAAAGCTTCTATCCCTAAACTGCTGGCAAGCGGCGCACTTATCAACGACAAATACATGATTAATTGGGCGGATTGTGGCAACCAGTATTCTGTAACTTCAAACGACTTGTTACCCGAAGATCGGGAGAATACTTTTAAGCAAGCACGTCTCCGTACGCTAGGGTTAATCTACTACTTGCAAACAGAGCTTGGGTATAAGAACTTTGGCCTGTCAGATGAGTTTCCAACCAAAGATCACCTGCCGCTTATCCCATACATTCGGGAGAACCGGCGTGCAATGGGCTTGGTGCGCATGGTGCTTGATGATATCTATACCCCTTATGACCGAGGCTCAAAACTTTACCGCACATCTATCGGCATAGGCGATGCTATGCCCGGGCAGAGTTACATTACACCCGGAGCGCCTAAGATAAAGTACCCGCCATTTCCCGGGTACACTATTCCGTTAGGCGCAGTAATCGCCAAAGATCAGGAAAACCTATTCGTTACCGAAAAGGCACTGTCTGTAACTCACCTTGTAAATGCCAGCACTATGTACCCTTCGGTACAAATGACGCTCGGCCAAGGTGTTGGTGCGTCTGCGGCATGGTGCGCCTTTTTTAAAAAGACCACAAAAGAAATTGATGCGCGTAAGATCCAGGAGGAGATCATGATTTACGGCGGTTCGATAATGCCGTTCGCGGATATTCCAAAAACAGATTCGGCTTACCGGGACGTACAGCAAATTGGCGCTACGGGCATGCTTCAAGGCATTCTCAAGATTACCGGCAATAGCGCACAGGTACTTTTTATGCCGGATACCATTGTGTATACCGCGGAAGTAAAACCCTTTTTGAACGACGCTTACACGCGTTCGTTTCTTTGGTTTAATCGGACCAGCCCTGGCGAAAAATTCACATTAGGAAATTTGCTGTCCTACATTAGCGAGATGTCACTTACTGATCCGCAAACGCTTTTAAGGGTTATGCAGGCGAACTGGAAAACCAAGTACAAGTTCAGTACCACCTTTGATGTGAGCAGACCGGTTACTCGTCGTGAGTTTGCAGTTCTGGCCAATCGGTATCTCCGCCCTTTTGCACGAAAAGTAGATCTCACAGGGAAACTGGTTAATTAA
- a CDS encoding YfiT family bacillithiol transferase has product MTDEQMKYPIGKFVPPVTYIAEDKRKWISELRTLPGKMRNAIMPLNDRQLDTPYRTGGWTLRQVVHHVADSHMNSLMRFKLALTEENPTIKPYEEADWALLPDYRLASEPSLRMLEGIHIHMVALFETLTEEQWDRTFYHPASGEAVTLKKGLALYAWHGKHHLAHLTETIKKFNQVQ; this is encoded by the coding sequence ATGACAGACGAGCAAATGAAATACCCTATCGGGAAGTTTGTACCGCCGGTAACCTATATAGCTGAAGATAAGCGCAAATGGATAAGTGAACTACGCACCCTGCCCGGCAAAATGCGCAATGCCATAATGCCCCTGAACGATCGTCAGTTAGATACACCCTACCGTACCGGGGGATGGACGCTGAGACAGGTTGTACACCACGTAGCAGACAGCCACATGAATTCGCTTATGCGGTTTAAACTTGCACTTACCGAGGAAAACCCAACTATAAAGCCCTACGAGGAAGCAGACTGGGCGCTGTTACCCGACTATCGCCTGGCATCCGAGCCTTCGCTGAGGATGCTGGAGGGCATACACATACACATGGTGGCCTTGTTTGAGACGCTTACCGAGGAGCAATGGGACCGTACTTTTTATCACCCAGCTTCCGGTGAGGCCGTAACCTTGAAGAAAGGTTTGGCGCTTTATGCCTGGCACGGAAAGCACCACCTGGCACACCTTACCGAGACCATTAAGAAATTTAACCAAGTGCAGTAA